A single window of Methylacidimicrobium sp. AP8 DNA harbors:
- the rplI gene encoding 50S ribosomal protein L9 has protein sequence MLVEVVLHTRIDGLGAEGDLVKVKSGYARNFLLPKRMATIATMATKRHIELLRKRRAEREAAEFQAAQELASRLQKLKLVFTLASGGEEQEKVFGAVTAQHIADRLREEGIEIDRKKIRLDRPLKELRAYTLPVDLHPDVTAQLSVELVAPTDKPKRKEAKAKSDAPKKPSSRKTKIVPSSEKEHPSPGTAA, from the coding sequence ATGCTGGTAGAAGTGGTTCTGCACACGAGAATCGACGGATTGGGAGCGGAGGGCGACCTCGTGAAGGTCAAAAGCGGTTACGCGCGCAATTTTTTGTTGCCCAAGCGCATGGCGACGATCGCGACGATGGCGACCAAACGCCATATCGAGCTTTTGCGGAAGCGCCGGGCCGAGCGAGAAGCCGCCGAGTTCCAAGCCGCGCAGGAGTTGGCATCCCGCCTGCAAAAGCTCAAGCTTGTCTTCACGCTCGCCTCGGGCGGCGAAGAGCAGGAAAAGGTTTTCGGCGCGGTCACTGCGCAGCATATCGCAGACCGTCTGCGGGAGGAAGGGATCGAAATCGATCGGAAGAAGATCCGTTTGGATCGTCCTCTAAAGGAGCTGCGGGCCTACACCCTACCGGTCGACCTCCATCCCGATGTGACCGCACAGCTCTCCGTCGAGCTCGTCGCGCCGACCGACAAACCCAAGCGCAAAGAGGCTAAAGCGAAATCCGACGCGCCGAAGAAGCCCTCATCGAGGAAAACCAAGATCGTGCCCTCGTCCGAGAAGGAACATCCCTCGCCCGGCACCGCCGCGTAA
- a CDS encoding single-stranded DNA-binding protein, with protein sequence MADLNRVFLIGNLTRDPEVRYTPKGTAVGDLSLAVNTTIRSPDGQVKEETCFIDVVTWGRQAETAKEYLHRGSPVLVEGRLQFDQWETKEGEKRNRIRVRAERVQFLGRGRPAGSHPPGEESERPRETGEAARPTEESMPEADDVPF encoded by the coding sequence GTGGCTGACCTCAATCGCGTCTTTCTGATCGGCAATTTAACCCGGGATCCCGAGGTGCGGTATACCCCCAAGGGAACCGCGGTCGGAGATCTCTCGCTGGCGGTCAACACGACGATCCGCAGTCCTGACGGGCAGGTGAAGGAAGAAACCTGCTTCATCGACGTGGTGACTTGGGGACGGCAGGCGGAAACGGCCAAGGAGTACCTGCACCGAGGTTCGCCGGTCTTGGTCGAAGGAAGGCTCCAGTTCGACCAGTGGGAAACGAAAGAAGGAGAGAAGCGAAACCGCATTCGGGTTCGGGCGGAGCGGGTCCAGTTCCTCGGTCGGGGCAGACCGGCCGGAAGCCATCCTCCCGGCGAAGAATCCGAACGGCCTCGCGAAACGGGAGAGGCAGCCCGGCCTACGGAAGAAAGCATGCCCGAGGCTGACGACGTCCCGTTCTGA
- a CDS encoding 30S ribosomal protein S6, whose product MKAIYDGLYILNVQGKDESVKEAIEVLEKTLRAEGGELLGCQKMDRRRFERIAHRIEFGYYVNLTFSLAPDRIAALAEAQKAHPFLFRQFYLRRKRAPEPAPSTA is encoded by the coding sequence ATGAAAGCAATTTATGACGGATTGTATATCCTGAATGTGCAGGGGAAGGACGAGAGCGTGAAGGAAGCCATCGAAGTTCTCGAGAAGACTCTCCGCGCCGAAGGAGGCGAGCTGCTCGGGTGCCAGAAAATGGATCGGCGGCGCTTCGAGCGGATCGCGCACCGGATCGAGTTCGGCTATTACGTCAACCTAACGTTTTCGCTGGCGCCGGACCGCATCGCCGCTTTAGCCGAAGCACAAAAAGCCCACCCCTTCCTCTTCCGGCAGTTCTATCTTCGCAGAAAGCGGGCTCCGGAGCCCGCCCCATCCACCGCCTAG